The sequence gtgtttatgggatgttactatattggaatagtTAATTAGTTAAGTTGCTCTAAATTCTGCTTTATTTTGTTCCTGTTTCAAtggtagtgtttaaataaattctgttttgcttagtcagtggtttgaccagttgcatcacacctAAAACACCACTTCACGTCTGTCTTTAAAATAAGATAAAAATAAAGTGTATGCtcaaaaatattttgagggggttctggcctggtccatagcaTCAATCTTTTCTGTCCTTCCAAAATGTCAAATTCTCTTAAATAATCAAGTATCAGCCATGGTCAGTTTGCAAACAACTTGCAGGTGTCATCCACACACCATATTCTGTGATAATTATGAAAGGGAAATGAAGGCAGTGCATAATACCTTAAAAATCTTGAAAAATGTATATCCAAGGATGCATAGGTCAGGATTTAAAATGCCCTAGAAAGCCACAGTATCTTTGTGTCtttggtgacttgatagagaaaTATACTTGTCATCCGAGTTGCACCTACCTCCAGGACACTGAGTTTAATGATTCCATCTCCATCTTTATCAAAGGCATGAAAGGCTCCTGAAGAACAAAAAGGAGTCAATGAATACATACAAACATATAAATGAGGAAGAACCGTTGGCAACTTGGCCCTTCTTGCTGGTTTCACCATTTTATAAGATTATggttttaacctcaactctacatttctGTACATCCCTTGATAATCTGTCATCCTATTAGCAATCAAGATTCTATCTACCTCTGTcctcaaaatatttaaagattctgtatCCAGAGAAACCTTTCACGAGAAAAAATGCTTCCTCATTTCTGATTTAAATGGTCAACCCCTTATTTTTATACTATGACATTTAGCTCTAGatcctcccacaagaggaaacatcctttcaatatCCACCCAGTTatatcccctcaggatcttatatgtttcaattcagtcACTTCTGACTCTTGTAAATTCCAGAGGATACAGGCGTAGACCGACTAGCTTTTTCTCACAAGGTaatccactcattccaggtattagtctagtaACATTCTCTGAACGTCTTTGAATGCATTAATGTCCTTCTGTAAGTATGATGGCACAGTACTCTAGTTGCGGTTTCACCAATGACCTCTATAAATAAAGCATAACCTTCAtactcttgcattcaattcccctcGCAATAAACCATAACATTCTATTAGTGATTCATATACTAATGAATCCAGATCTTTCTGCatctcacacaacaccaggttatagtccaacaggtttatttagaagcactagctttcaaagcgctgctccttcatcaggtggttgtggagaataagattgtaagacacagaatttatagcagaagtttacagtgtgatgtaactgaaattatatattgaaaaagacctggattgtttgttaaatctctcatcttatacatatgaaagaactgaaaccaactaaaaggtgagagacttaacaaacaattcagATCTTttgcaatatataatttcagttacatcacactgtaaacttctgctataaattctgtgtcttacaatcttattctccacaaccaactgatgaaggagcagtgctccgaaagctagtgcttccaaataaacctgttggactataacctggtgttgtgtgatttttaactttgtacaccccagtccaacaccggtgttTCCAAATCATTTCTGCATCTCAGAACTCTGCAAATTCCCACCATTTAGATTATATTGTGTTTTTTTAATTTTTCTGtcaaaatgaataatttcacactttccaacattgtactccatttgctaaatctttgcccactcacttaaccaatCTACATCCCTTTTGTAGACTCCTTATATTATCTTCAAAACTCAGCTACCTATTTAGTTGACATACTTTTGATCCCTTCATTCAAATCATAAATAAAGACAGTGCTTTTCTTAAGAAACAACATCAGGCATAAACTGATTTTAACATTGGCTAAGCCCAATAATTTTGAGAAAGCAGTGTTAAACATCAAAGTTTAAAATATTGATTAGTCAGAGTTCAGTCATATGCTTTTCTGGTCAGATTTATTTAGCTCACGCACCTCCAACACTATTGTTTCCCCTATGGTCAAGTTCTCACCAATTTACCTTTAAGTAACATGTAACTATCAGATATTCTCTACTTCCACTTAGCCTCAGGCATCTCTTACAGACCCTATTTGATAATATCACAAAGTAATAATCCAGACGCTAAAAAGGGAACCAATCTTGGCCTTTATGTTTTAGAACCAGACCCATATAGACATCATTCAAATATTTAAAAGATGTAAAAAGATTTTCTCTTTGAATGTATAACAGATATAACTTCTGTTCCTTGTCTAATTTGCTCCTCTGACTCCTAGTGGAATACGGTCCTATAACTGCAAGTTGCAACTACCTATGTATAAGCCTAACCAGTTGTGCTTTGAAAGCTGTTCCTTTATTGAGCACTGAAAGAAGTCATCACAACCAAATCCTAATCTGTCCTCATCCAGGAAACATGATAATGGGAACTTGGGGTCATGGTGGGCAAACTGTTTGGAGGATAAACACAAACATGGACTAATTGGTCAAACAGCCTGCTTCGGGTGTTGTAATTTATTTAATCCTACAGTTTTCGAATTGGAATCTGCTAACTCAGTAGAGATCAAGAATCAACATTATGCCTCATTCATTTTATGGCTCAGTTCCACATGTATCAGTTTAATGAGGACTATAGAATTAGTTAATGCAGGGTAGTTTCAAATGTCACATTGTTCATCACCACCTCACCACTTTGTACCCATTGCTCTCTGGGTCATATGCCGACCCCTAGCTGAGAAGGTCAAACGTGTTGACTCTGAGGTCTTGCTGGCATCATTCAGAATCATGAAAAATGTGACTGCCCAAGGACTGACCTTTCTACGTCTCTACTCATCGTTACCCAAAAATATGTAACCAATGTGAGAAATTATTCTCTGGTGGCTTTGTAATGTGTACATGGTTCATGACTAAACCTgaagcctgaaatataacccagAAGGATGTTCCATGTGAGGAGCTGTTTAGAAGCGGGAAAACCAGAAGATCAAATTCTGGAGCAGGCCACAGTATTCTTTTGTATCCTGTTCACAGGCAGCCTGATTGATGGGATAAAGGCCTATAAGAAAAAAGATCATCTGCAGCAAAAAAGCAAACAAAGAGTCCAATGTGTCCAGCAGGGGGACAATACAAGAAATCATAGAGGAGCAGGGAATACTGAAGACAGGGCTATTCTAATTGCTAGATATGGTAAGGCCGGAGTTGGGTTGATTGGTAGTCAGGGAGATACAACTGCTGGTCGGGGGATTTGGATTGAAGCAGGAGAGAGAGCAATGATGGTTGGGTGGTGCAGGTGGTTGAGGATGGGACAAGTAATAGGAATATGAAATGTTGGGTGGAGAGAAGCACACAGATCATGAAGGTGTGGCTGCCTGGGTAGTTTGTTAGCCTTGAATGGTGGAGGAATGTCACCATGAATATCTGGGGGAGGCGGCGGGGTGATGGGGGCATGATTAGGAATGACAGCAACCTCAACACCAGGAACAATATGAGGAGGTCTCCAGGAAAGGTGGATATAATCGATAACAAATGATGGGATATCCTTAGGAATATTAGGGGAACTCACAGAACAAAGTGGAGCTAAATTGGGGATCACTGAATAATGCAACCATAATTATAAATTAAAATTCCAGTTTGCTATATTTTCTGGATCTTGAGAGAAAGGGCTTCAGTCTATCTATGTGGTGCTGATTATAAATCCAGATCACAAAAGTGTTCAACCCAGTGCACCATATAGACTGCAAAGATTCCTTATAACATAGGAAAATTCATTCTGGATAGTGTTGCACTTACTGAACATTCCCTCCAGTCTCACAAGACAACAGATAAAGCTGTCAAAGTCCAGATTCATATCTTCATTGGCATAGCGCATGGAAATGATCTCGTAAAGTTGGTTGTTCAGGCGGAAACCTGAAGAACAAGACAGAAAAAAAATGTACTAAATTCTCAGGTAGGTCTTACCAAACACTTCCCTCCAGTTCCAGAAAACTGGACCAGCCATGTAAACACTGTGACAACAAGAGTCGGTCAGAGACTGAGAATGCAGACAGCCTTTCCACATCTACAAAGCAGCAAGGAATCCAGTGATGGAATACTCATCACTTGATGAGTTCAGCTCTAATAGTACTCAATAACCTTGACAGCATCCAAGATAAAATAATTTCTTGATCAGTACCAACATCGTAAATATTTATGCCCACCACCTCCAGTACACAGTGGCAGCAATGTATACCACATGCAAAATCCACTGCAGCAACTCCTCAAGCCTCCTTTAATAGGACATTCTAAATGTGTGATCTTCATCATCCAGAAggtcaaggacagcagatgcaagGAAACACCACCAGATGGCCTCTAAGCCACACACTGACCTTATTTGCATAtctgtcactgttccttcactgttacagGATCAAAACTCTGCAACACCCTTACTATAGGTGTAATAcgtagacagtaccttccaaatccatggccCACTTCCATCGAAAATGACAAGGGTATCAGATACATGAGAATACTATCACCTGGAAGatcccctctgagccactcaacatcctgacttggaaatacatcactgttccttcactgttgttgagttaaaatcttggaattccctccctaagggaatTGTTTTCAatctacagcatatggactgtagcagttcaaaaaggcagctcaccaccacctttttaaGGCAACTAGTGACAGGCATTCAATGGTGGCTCAGACAGCAAAGCTCACGGCctatgaatgaacaaaaaaaaccCGTTCATTAGCCAAACTCCCATCGATAAATAAGCCTGATTGACTCCCACTCACCTGCATCATTCACAGCTGTGCGCATTTCATAGCTGTCAATTACGCCAGAATTATCCTTGTCATATTCCTTAAATATTTCCTGCAAAGAATCAGAAATCATAATGAAAACATATCTTTGTGAGCATGAGACCAGAAATACAGTTACTCGATCATAGCTGATAAATGAGGTTGTGGCACAGTTACTGGCTCTGATTTTCACCATGACAGAAAGCAACCTTCTTGCAGCAATAAATGCCAGAAGGAATCAAAATCCCAAGTCTAGCTCCAAAATCTGGCCTTTCTTATATTTGTAAAGCTGGTATTGGGACTGGGATTGGAGGTAGTACATGCATTCCCAGTTCCTAGGGGCAACTGGCCATTTAATtaggatttgggagtccttggTGTCTAGACCACAGGGTATAAGGTGGTATTGATGGggcatggagtgagtgtgcgagagcCAGCGGGATATTTTATGTTTTATTAAACAATGAACACAAAACTGAAGCCCCAAAGCAGGCTTTCTGCCCAGCTGAACTAGGGAACTGAGCAGCCTCTTCGGGTTTCTCCTTGTCACCCAGTTCAACGCATTATCCAACATCGTTGTGGGACCAAATGTGGGAACAGCAGGCAGCCATTTCAGAAATCTGGCTTTGCAGAGCTAGGATATCTCTTGCTTCTGCACATCTGGCACAGGGGAAACAAAACAGCTATTGTATCATGTCAACTGACAGTAGGGATAAATGGGGAACTCAGATTGGCAAACTATTATAGAAAGCACAAGAGCAAGTGTTGGGGCCTTAACAAGATACAACATACAGAAATTACTTGGATGGGAAAAGATTAAATATGTGGATACTAaaattgctgatgacacaaaaataaataTAGAAATAAACTGATGTATGCACAAGAAGTGTGCAAAGGGATTtaaataggttaagtgagtgggctaAAAATTGTTTGATAGAGTGTAATGCAAAAGATGTGAAGTAGTGCTATTTGACAAGAAGAAAAGcagcatattatttaaatagagataGACTGCAAGACCAGGAGGGACAAAGGTgtcctggtacatgaatcacaatAAATTAGCATTCAGGTACAGTAAGTGATTACAAGACTAGAACTGGGAGACAGAGTTCAAAAACTAGGGAGTGTCCTATTTAACATGATGACAAGGTGATTTGTTTTCTTTCTCAGAGATTCATTGATCTGTGatattctcttccccagagagcaAGGGCTGGTTCATTGAAAATATTAAAAGCTGCGTTTGACAGATTCCTGCCTGATCAGGGAGTAAAAGGATATAGGAGTAAGACAGGAAAATGAAGTTGAAGCCACAAACAGATCACTCAATCTTATCGAGTGGTAGAGTTGAAAGCCTGGAAATACTCAagctcctaattcatatgttcatGATGAACCAAGGCTAGAATAGTTACTGGATTATATCTCAGGAACTGAAGCCAGAATATCGTCACAGAATCATAACTGAGAGACTGACGACAGAATACAGTTTCTTAATTATGTCTGAGGAACTGGAGGCAGAATATGTGATGAGATTGAGGTCATGAATATTCACTATCATATTGGGACTGTCACAGTTCAGCGCCAAGGATTAGCCCCTTTGCTCCATATTGAATGACCACAATCCATTTTTAATTTATTCGTGGTTTTAAATTGCAATCGCACCAACTAACAGTCCTAAGTGATGCTAATTTGTAATGATGCTGTACCTTGAATCACCAGCTGATCTGGCTGACAGTGCATGCTTTAAAGGAAGTGGAGTGCAAATCAGACTTTTTTTTGGTATATCTGGTCAGATTGTTTCATACATGGATGAGGCATCAAGGTGTTAATTCTCTCATGCTTTATGTTTTAAACTGTTCACACTATTAGAGAAAGTGTTATCTCAGGTGGACAACCCATTCAACAGCTGAGTGTGTGATCGCGCTACAAAGTGTCATATTGCCCCATTTAAACTTAGAAGGTTGTAGGTTCAATCCCTGATCTGTGCTGTAGGCATGACTACAGATTCAGGCTTGGCTGTGATAATGGAGACAACGGTAGAGACATGTGTGATGGTGGTATTTGAATTGCTGATGTCTGTGAAATAGTATGCTCGTATTATGGAGGGATAAACAAACATCAGGCAGAAAAAAGAAGAGCCTGAGGACAGCCCTGGTTACATGCTGCAGACATTAAATCTAACTCCACTGGAAATCTAAAAGCTAGGTAAATTATTTGCAATTGGCTTTGATCAAGAACTGGCGCACAATGTTGTttgacctcagtgacagtgaagaaggggCAAGGGTCTTGGCAGGGGAAGACTCCGTAAATCTGGACTACTTCCTCCACTGCTGAGTTGCCTGGGTAATGCGATAAATCATTAGAAATGGGTGGCAATGAATTATGACTCCATATAGTTCTACAATTATAGACAGAAGCTTGTCAAATTTTTGCTTAACATTTCTACAAGTCCTGTTAGCCTAAGTGGGCAATACCTGACGGCATTATGCTTTGCAAATACTAATTTTAAAGATGTTGAACCCATTTTAATTCAGACATGATACACCATGATATAAATACCATAAACCCTCCAGCGCTTCATACCTGCCATTTCTTAATCTTATTCCAGAGCTGCTTAAACTCCATCAAATTAAGCTTTCCAGATCCATCTGTCTGCCGTCGGTAATGTTAAGGAAGACAATGAAAGATAATACAAAATAGTGGTTGTCCAGCAATGGTAATGAGATCATTCACATTTGACTTCTGATGGAACAGTGTCAATATTACCTCCAAATCAGTACATATTGTTCTTCAGAAAATTGACTCTGCGGCCTATTACATTTACTGCTAGACTTAATTTGTAAGTATGAAAACAAATGAACATAATTAAATAATAGCAGTCGGTATTAGATTGGTGCATCATCAGTTTATTCCTCATGTCTGTAACAAATTGAAAGTGTTAGCCTTATTCCAAAATAATAAATTAATCAGACCTTTACCTGATTACCTCATTATAAGGAAGCTATTATTGTCCTTGACAAGAGGTATAGGGGAGCAATGAAGATATTGAAGAGATCAGGAATTTATCATGCAAGGAAACTGAAAAATTTGGCTTTGGTTTCAGTAGAAAAGAGGAAGCCACATGGTGAACTGATTGACGTTTTCAGGATTATTGACAGAACTGACAAAGCTGACTTTGTTTTCAATGGTAATAACTTTGCATTTCAGTGGATGATGCAAGTCAAAATAAGTTTTCAGGAAGAAGAAATATCTTTGCTGCAAATTTAATTGTGGCTTTTTCAGGTCTAATACTGTAACATGGTCAAGAAAATCATTCAGGCTCCCTGAATCTCAGCAAAGTTACAGTGAGAGACGCCTCAAGAAAATGCTCAGTACTTTAAAAAGACAAAGGAGTTGTGAAATAAGTAACCAGGCAAGATCATTGAAGCCAATTGTTAAAAGTAGGTTTAAAGGacaatgtttagattagattagattacccacagtgtgcaaacaggctcttcggcccaaccagtccacagtgaccctccaaaaagtaacccacccagacccatttcccctctgacgaatgcacctaacaccatgggcaatttagcatggccaattcacctgccctgcacatctttggactgtgggaggaaacccacgcagacacagggagaacatgcaaactccacacagacagttgcccaaggctggaattgaacctgggatcctggtgctgtgaggcagcagtgttaaccactgagccaccatgctgcctactAGAAAGAAAAACAATGGCAAAGGTAGATCAATAAAACTGAATTATTTTAGGGGAATTGTGATATTCTGCCTGCTCTTGTTCCCAAAAGGTTTAACAAACATTTGCAGATTAACTCTACTATTTCAGGTGACTGCATTATCATTAAAAGCTGTATCTCATGAGTACATTTCCAATAACTGCTGGTGCTCTTCAGTAAAGTTATATCTTAGCAAATTTTAAGGGAAAAACTGTTTTAGTGAAAACACAACaaacagaaacaaagttaaaggCAAGGGATCAGAGAACTTGGTTAAATTTTTGATATGAATATAAATTTAACTTAGCCTTGACTCGGTGCTGAGTTAATTGATCACAAATAAGCAGTGCAATTAGCTACAATCAGCATCAGTCCTCAGTCGTGGAAATGGGACTggtttctctttctttcaattGTCACCCAGTAGTTTCTGCAGTAATTGAATGAATATGGAAATCAGGTGAGGACTGCatcgtggagaaagtgaggactgcagatgctggagatcagagctgaaaatgtgttgctggaaaaacgcagcaggtcaggcagcatccaaggagcaggagaatcgacgttttgggcatgagcccttcttcaggaatgaagaaagtgtgccaagcaggctaagataaaaggtagggaggagggacttgggggaggggggttggaaatgcgataggtggaaggaggttaaggtgagggtgataggccggagtgggggtgggcacggagaggtcaggaagaagattgcagattaggaaggtgatgctgagtttgagggttgggactgagataaggttggggggaggggaaatgaggaaactggagaaatctgagttcatcccttgtggttggagagttcataggcagaagatgaggcgctcttcctccagccgtcgtgttgctatggcctggcgatggaggaacgtggctgaagagcttctgggcagaggagatgacctggggtgtgctgTGAGAGAGGGATTCACTGAAATCTTGCTTTGTGTCCTGCTGTGATATGCCCTACAGTTCACCAATTATACAAGACTCACATATGAATAGCAGCCATTTGGCAAGACACTGAAGACCCGTCAGTGCCTATTGAACCAATGCAAGTCAGCTCCATCagagtgaaagaggagaaaacaagacaaacaaAGGCAAACCAAAAAGAAAATTGCGTTGATACATAAGCTAACTCCAAAATTTTGATTTACATGCAAAACTGAGGTCAGCTGATCCCTTCTCCAATAAAATGGTACTGAGAACAATTGTATAGCACCTATGGTTATCCAGCCTGGAAAATAACTGTCTCAATATTGGCCAACAACCTAACACAGAACCTTTGCATTTCAGACTGATCATGCACTGTTCCCTTAAGTCTTCAAAGGAGTTAAAGACACACCTCTAACCAACTTACATCATTGAATCCTTAAGACATTTTGTTGAGTTTGAAGTGAAGGTAAACATGCCTTAGACAATCACCTAGAAAAAAAATGAATGTAACAGAGAAGAAGAAAGGATACATCCATGAGGGCAACCATACTACGACAAGACTCAAGACTGAACCCTTCGGTTTTCATTTTGTCTGAGGACAAAGAACATCTATTACTCACAATCAGTGAATTATGCATCAAAAAAAAAATTTAATATTATGGAAAGGAATGAAAGGGGAAAGGAACAGAGAACAGTAGGAGTGCAAACCTCCTCTCATAAAGTCTGGAGTATCCCACTGCCTATATGTATTATAGTGACATTCCTATACAGTTTGCAGGTTCTTTGAACAGTGCATCTTGAACCAATAATACATTAAGAGGCCCCTTTTCAGTCACAAAATGACACATCTCTTAGGCAGTCAGGAACTGAATCCAGACCtattggctcagaggtagggcaCTACCAATGTTCCACGGACTCTTTGGGGGAACCTTAATTGTTCATTTTTTTTCCACTGATCAACTTCTTTGCCCTCTCTTCTcgcctgtccaagtctttcttcAGTctgcccacttcctcaacaccacCTGTCCACCCACCTATCCCTAGTAACAATGCCCtctgttttttttcatttagaTCGTTAATGTATTACATGAATAATTGTGGTCTCAACATGGACCCCTGCTGAACTCCACTAGTTGCTCACTGCCAAACTGAAAAAAAATCCCTTTgtcctcactctctgccttctgccagtcagtcaatcctctgtccatgctagtaccctgtgactgactgactgacttgcTCCCAAATGTTCAAAATATTGATATCTTTTTTATCAAGCTTTCAGTCCAAATATCTGAATGATGAGGCAGAATGACAATACAAAACAAACGGAAACAAATCCCACTGCatcatgagattagattagattccctacaagtgtggaaacaggcctttcggcccaaccagtttccaccgaccctctgaagacccatttccttcacccatttccttctgactaatgcacctaacactatgggcaaaatGTTCCACCCTATGTGCCTAAAACCCCATAGAAACCCATAACAGCAGTATGAGACATACAAttttggttgccctgctataggaaggatgttattaaactggaaagggtgcaaaaatgaTTTGCATGGATGTTGCCGacaatggagggtttgagttataggaggTTGGATAGGTTagaactattttccctggagcataaaAGGCTGAAGGGCGGCCTTTCAGAGGTGCAAAAAATCACAaggcataggtaaggtgaatagctaggtcttttccccagggtagggcagtccaaaactaaaaggcatagatttaaggtgagaggagaaagatttaaaagggacctgaggggcaaccttttcacacagagtgtggtgtcgATATGAAATgcgctgccagagaaagtggtcggagcaaaattacaacatttaaaagacatttgaacaaggacgtggataggaaaggtttagagggatttgggccaaacacAGGGCAAATGGaaatagttcagtttaggaaacctggttggcatggatgagttgggccaaagggtctgtttccatgctatatgactctatgatgatgTGACTCTAGACTCACAACCCAGAATAGATGTCATCGTTGAAATGAGGGATAGCCCACAAATCCATCACCTGCACTACCTAAATGCATCGGTTCAAGAGGTGGCTCACTAGCCTTTCACAAGGACAGTTTCAATGGGCAATGTCTCCAGTTCCAGCCAGCGCTGACCAGATATAATAGATGAAACAAGTGAATTAGAATGTCACCAAAGCCACCATGCAAATGAAACATAGTTCAACTTCCGAGGTAACGTTGCATACATTTGGTATTATCGCACACAACTTTATTCTACCTATCAGGTTTCTGGTTTAATCGGTACTTACGTTTTTTAACAACACGGTTTAGGATATTCTTCAGTTCCAATGCAGAGATCTGCATGTCCTGTGGCGAACAAAATAAAACACTTACATTTTGTTACAAACTTAAGTTCAGAGTTTGTCTTTCCTCCACTACAACTCTGCAGCATTTCTTGTTACTTTGAAACAATAATAAACTTTCCTTTAGGCCTGTTAGTTATGAAAAACAATAATTTGACAACATCTGCCACTTGGGGGAAATATTCAATAATTCTATCGAGGTAATGACAAGAATATCAGTCGAGTGACAGCAGTAGTACCTCAATCAGTATCATCAACTGATGCAGGGGTGACTGCTGATTTCTGCAACCCCATTAAGATTATGCTGTTAGTTAAGATTGCCTTTCCATTTTATTTCTATCAAGTCTAACACCTcatatttcattacattacatttcattaagCATGTATTTGCCTATTTCACCAGTCTATATCATCCTGAATTCTGTCACTACTTACAACATTTCTGTCTGTCATTTGAAAACTTAGATGCATGCATCACTAATATATATCatagaactcaatcaagttggtgaaACATCAATTGTCTTTTTAACAATTCTTAGCCAGATGTTATTTGTCA is a genomic window of Chiloscyllium punctatum isolate Juve2018m chromosome 4, sChiPun1.3, whole genome shotgun sequence containing:
- the LOC140476557 gene encoding calpain-3-like isoform X3 encodes the protein MQGNKQHLPKDFFLYRASKCRSKSYINLREVSQRFSLPPGEYVIVPSTYDPHQEGEFVLRVFSEKPNLSEETESHIVDDNPEPIIFVSDRSKNTIDSRTAKEKKAEDMRKAKPLSTIAQKETEEDLQFRRIFEQISGDDMQISALELKNILNRVVKKHKMKTEGFSLESCRSMVALMDTDGSGKLNLMEFKQLWNKIKKWQEIFKEYDKDNSGVIDSYEMRTAVNDAGFRLNNQLYEIISMRYANEDMNLDFDSFICCLVRLEGMFRAFHAFDKDGDGIIKLSVLEWLQLTLYA